CACGTGAACGGATAGAGCCAGGCACCGGCCTCGGCGTCCGCGTAGGCTTTGAGGCCGTCCGTGAGGAGATGGGTGAGTGCGCCTGCGAGGAGGACGCCGAAGGCGCGTCTGTGGGCTTCCGTGAGGACCAGTGCGCCGATGCCAGAGAGGAGGATAACACCGCCGAGCGTGTGGAGGGCGTCGATCCCGAAGGGAACGCCCAGGGCCGTCTCGATGGTCGCGTCGTCGACGAACATCCCGATCCGGTTGAGGTCCGGGAGGAGCGCACCGATCATCCCGATTGCAACCCAGCGTTTCGTGAGCCACTCGAGTCGCCAGCTCGCGATGGTGAATAATGCG
The DNA window shown above is from Natrialba magadii ATCC 43099 and carries:
- a CDS encoding metal-dependent hydrolase; this encodes MAELLSHVLIAYALFTIASWRLEWLTKRWVAIGMIGALLPDLNRIGMFVDDATIETALGVPFGIDALHTLGGVILLSGIGALVLTEAHRRAFGVLLAGALTHLLTDGLKAYADAEAGAWLYPFTWYRHPTPNLYVSADQSVLLVTGLLAITVFLVDYRSH